A single window of Granulicella mallensis MP5ACTX8 DNA harbors:
- a CDS encoding aldose epimerase family protein, translated as MSQPETFLLQNAELAVTVLPAEGGRIASLVSRRSGLEFLTQARVDRTPVTPSLKAAFRDGPCAGIEECLPTIGACGEETEGGAAPDHGDFWQLGWDIDGAPDQEHLRLQATGFSRPLRFSKELSLEGSTLIVRYRVENLSSLPTSFLYACHPLFAVSEGDRVVLPEEIRELELYYSLGDRLGAPGTAISWPQSVEGIDLCVVGARNAAIAEMLYTDRLQRGRCGLYRAAAGQGLILSFDAEQLPYLGLWLCYGGWPDPGVEPLQYAVALEPTFAPLNTLLGAQRANLAPVLAAGESQEWSIAFQITTPGIQLADFSL; from the coding sequence ATGAGCCAACCGGAGACCTTCCTGCTGCAGAATGCTGAGCTTGCCGTTACCGTCCTGCCGGCCGAGGGCGGGCGTATCGCCTCGCTGGTAAGCCGGCGCTCCGGGCTTGAGTTCCTTACGCAGGCTCGTGTCGATCGCACACCTGTTACGCCCAGCCTGAAGGCAGCCTTTCGAGACGGGCCATGCGCAGGTATAGAAGAGTGCCTGCCTACGATTGGAGCTTGCGGAGAAGAGACAGAAGGCGGGGCTGCTCCGGACCACGGCGACTTCTGGCAACTTGGCTGGGATATAGACGGAGCCCCAGATCAAGAACATCTGCGGCTCCAGGCAACAGGATTCAGCCGTCCCCTGCGGTTCTCGAAAGAACTCTCTCTGGAGGGCAGCACGCTTATAGTACGGTACCGCGTCGAAAATCTCTCTTCGCTACCAACCTCCTTTCTCTACGCGTGTCATCCGCTGTTTGCCGTCTCCGAGGGAGATCGCGTGGTGCTGCCGGAGGAGATTCGGGAACTCGAACTGTATTACTCTCTTGGCGATCGTCTCGGCGCACCGGGCACGGCAATCTCATGGCCCCAATCTGTAGAGGGAATCGATCTTTGTGTTGTCGGTGCTCGTAATGCTGCAATCGCAGAGATGCTCTACACCGATCGGCTGCAGCGAGGCCGTTGCGGTCTGTATCGTGCTGCCGCAGGGCAGGGGCTCATCCTATCCTTTGACGCGGAGCAGCTGCCCTATCTTGGTCTATGGCTCTGTTATGGCGGATGGCCCGATCCTGGCGTGGAGCCTCTCCAGTACGCCGTGGCCCTTGAGCCTACCTTTGCGCCTCTGAATACATTGCTGGGAGCACAACGGGCAAATCTAGCCCCCGTGCTTGCCGCAGGGGAGAGCCAGGAGTGGAGCATCGCCTTTCAGATCACTACACCCGGCATCCAACTGGCAGACTTTTCGCTTTAG
- a CDS encoding cupin domain-containing protein: MEEKQSFQRFKLNEIAQAFPDTADTLLLDTYLTDEEAASARVFRVYRETPPHYHAGSDEYLYVLSGRGSFWMGDASNGAEFAPGDLLFFKRGVVHALPRILEGPVVFFSVDTPRRNPTDIIFVNPEDGTPESFIRGKS; encoded by the coding sequence ATGGAAGAAAAGCAAAGCTTCCAACGCTTCAAGCTAAATGAAATCGCGCAAGCCTTTCCCGATACGGCCGACACCTTACTGCTCGACACCTATCTGACCGACGAAGAGGCTGCAAGTGCTCGCGTCTTTCGTGTCTATCGAGAGACCCCGCCCCACTATCACGCAGGCTCGGATGAGTATCTCTATGTTCTATCGGGCAGAGGAAGCTTCTGGATGGGCGACGCCTCGAACGGAGCAGAGTTTGCCCCGGGCGATCTTCTTTTCTTCAAACGCGGCGTCGTTCACGCTCTGCCCCGCATTCTGGAAGGACCTGTCGTCTTCTTTTCGGTTGATACTCCCAGGCGCAATCCTACGGACATCATCTTCGTAAATCCTGAAGACGGCACGCCGGAGAGTTTTATTCGTGGGAAGAGCTAA
- a CDS encoding zinc-binding alcohol dehydrogenase family protein, whose amino-acid sequence MKAIGYKTPLPIEDPQSLLDIELPEPHAKGRDLLIEVKAISVNPVDVKVRASGKPEGSEYKILGWDAAGIVKEAGPETSLFKPGDEVYYAGSIARPGTNAELHLVDERIVGKKPRTLNFAHAAALPLTTITAWELLFDRLEVTPDHPANLLIVGGAGGVGSILIQLARKLTGLTVIATASRPETQQWCLDLGAHHVIDHSKSLAEQLRALGAPEVEYIASLTATEMHYPALVEVLAPQGKIGIIDDPKALDAKPLKRKAASLHWEFMFARSLFGTPDMIAQHQLLDKVADLVDSGIIRTTIADTLGTINAANLKKAHTLLESGRARGKLVLEGF is encoded by the coding sequence ATGAAAGCCATTGGATACAAGACACCACTGCCTATCGAAGACCCACAATCCTTACTCGATATCGAGCTTCCTGAGCCACACGCGAAAGGGCGCGATCTCCTGATCGAGGTCAAGGCCATCTCCGTCAATCCGGTGGATGTAAAAGTACGCGCCAGCGGAAAACCCGAGGGCAGTGAATATAAGATCCTCGGCTGGGATGCAGCGGGAATAGTGAAAGAGGCTGGCCCTGAGACCTCGCTATTCAAGCCCGGCGATGAGGTCTACTATGCGGGCTCCATTGCTCGTCCCGGCACGAACGCGGAACTGCACCTGGTAGATGAGCGCATCGTAGGAAAGAAGCCGCGAACCCTGAACTTCGCCCACGCCGCAGCGCTGCCATTGACTACGATCACCGCATGGGAGCTGCTGTTCGATCGCCTGGAAGTTACTCCTGATCACCCGGCCAACTTACTGATCGTTGGAGGAGCGGGTGGAGTGGGATCTATTTTGATCCAACTCGCACGCAAGCTCACCGGCTTGACGGTGATCGCGACGGCCTCGAGGCCGGAGACACAACAGTGGTGCCTTGATCTCGGCGCGCATCATGTCATCGACCACTCCAAATCCCTGGCGGAGCAATTGCGTGCTCTTGGCGCTCCAGAGGTCGAGTACATTGCCAGCCTGACAGCCACCGAGATGCACTATCCCGCATTGGTGGAAGTGCTCGCTCCACAGGGAAAGATCGGCATCATTGACGACCCCAAAGCCCTCGACGCAAAGCCACTCAAGCGCAAAGCCGCTTCCCTGCACTGGGAGTTCATGTTCGCGCGTTCGCTCTTCGGCACGCCCGACATGATCGCGCAGCATCAGCTGCTGGATAAGGTTGCAGACCTTGTCGATAGCGGGATCATTCGCACCACCATTGCCGACACACTCGGCACTATCAATGCCGCCAATCTGAAAAAGGCGCACACACTGCTTGAAAGCGGCCGGGCACGCGGCAAACTCGTGCTGGAAGGCTTTTGA
- a CDS encoding oxidoreductase: MADKTILITGVSSGLGLALAQEALAQGWTVVGTVRNEEAARNFTATAPGKAFARVLDVTEYARIPEVVAEVEKTIGGIEVLVNNAGYGMEGPIEESSMEEIRRQFEVNVFGALAVTQAVLPFMRQRRSGRILNITSMGGLITFPGVGIYHGSKFALEGLSETLGKEVRGFGIFVTAVAPGGFRTDWAGRSLSRAPRTIPDYDEMFEPQREARQQRNGKQSGDPVKAAKAMLTILADPNPPAHLLLGPDAVKLVEEKLDSLKAEIEAYRSLSISTDFDAI; this comes from the coding sequence ATGGCAGACAAAACGATTCTGATTACAGGCGTCAGTTCCGGGCTTGGGCTCGCACTGGCACAAGAGGCCCTGGCACAGGGTTGGACCGTGGTCGGCACAGTGCGCAATGAGGAAGCCGCCAGGAACTTCACGGCCACGGCACCGGGCAAAGCGTTCGCCCGCGTGCTCGACGTGACGGAGTACGCTCGCATCCCGGAGGTTGTTGCCGAAGTAGAGAAGACCATCGGCGGCATCGAGGTCCTGGTCAACAATGCGGGGTACGGCATGGAGGGCCCCATCGAAGAGTCCTCGATGGAGGAGATCCGGCGGCAGTTCGAGGTCAACGTTTTTGGAGCCCTGGCCGTCACGCAGGCAGTACTGCCTTTCATGCGCCAGCGCCGCTCAGGACGCATCCTCAACATCACATCGATGGGTGGCCTGATCACGTTTCCCGGTGTCGGCATCTATCATGGAAGCAAGTTCGCCTTGGAAGGCCTCTCCGAGACTCTGGGCAAGGAGGTCCGCGGCTTCGGCATCTTCGTAACCGCTGTTGCTCCAGGTGGATTCCGCACCGACTGGGCAGGCCGATCGCTGAGCCGCGCTCCACGCACCATCCCCGACTACGACGAGATGTTCGAGCCGCAGCGTGAAGCAAGGCAGCAGCGCAATGGTAAGCAGAGCGGCGATCCAGTGAAGGCAGCCAAAGCCATGCTGACGATCCTCGCGGACCCGAATCCGCCCGCGCATCTTTTGCTTGGACCGGATGCAGTGAAGCTCGTCGAAGAGAAGCTCGACTCGCTCAAGGCTGAGATCGAGGCATACCGCTCGCTCTCGATCTCCACCGACTTCGACGCGATTTAA
- a CDS encoding TetR/AcrR family transcriptional regulator yields the protein MLAEIGEGVHSGSGRGRPRSEASQAAVLAATTELLKETSLRDLSIEAIARKAGVGKLTIYRWWPSKAYVALDAVMYSMRKNVVPPDTGSAERDFALHLRSVIRFYTGPVGRTFRQLLAEGQNDPEFGEVFLQRFLMPRREVIESIWKRGVDRGDIKSDLAMDTVLDLISGPMIFRLLTGHAPLSDAQADALIAGAFRGVGKEPARPTVKGKR from the coding sequence ATGCTCGCAGAGATCGGTGAAGGAGTACACTCCGGCTCAGGCCGGGGACGGCCTCGCAGCGAAGCGTCGCAAGCAGCCGTTCTCGCCGCCACGACAGAGCTGTTGAAGGAGACCTCTCTGCGTGACCTGAGCATTGAGGCCATCGCCAGGAAGGCCGGAGTCGGCAAACTTACGATCTACCGCTGGTGGCCCTCGAAGGCCTACGTGGCTCTCGACGCGGTGATGTACTCCATGCGGAAGAACGTTGTGCCGCCGGACACCGGCTCGGCGGAAAGAGACTTCGCTCTACATCTTCGTTCCGTCATCCGGTTCTATACCGGTCCGGTCGGACGTACCTTTCGGCAGCTCCTGGCCGAAGGACAGAACGATCCTGAGTTCGGAGAGGTATTCCTCCAACGTTTCCTTATGCCACGCCGTGAGGTCATAGAGAGCATCTGGAAGCGTGGCGTCGATCGTGGAGACATCAAGTCTGACCTGGCGATGGATACAGTCCTCGACCTGATCAGTGGGCCGATGATCTTTCGGCTTCTGACGGGCCATGCCCCTCTCAGCGATGCGCAAGCGGATGCCTTGATAGCGGGAGCTTTTCGCGGAGTCGGCAAAGAGCCGGCCCGCCCAACAGTGAAAGGAAAAAGATAA
- a CDS encoding lactonase family protein has product MFKVTCGLSLVAAVISLVSPTPTVAQSRAHDGALFVMTNNADKNEIISYERATNGLLSGGEHYATEGRGSGGTTDPLEAQGSLTLSQDHSILFAANAGSGNISVFSVQHSALILLNKVPSGGSQPVAVAEHQNLVYVLNSGGAGSVVGFTLDFGGQLKQIKDSTMFLTATVTGGASLAFSPDGKFLVVTERLANNIDIFHVLPNGTLSPIIVNPSPAPGAFSVNFAPEGNAIVSETGAAGATNGSAISSYKITTNGKLSPISQSVPTFGSANCWNVVTPDGKFVYVSNAGSATISGFAIGSNGALTPIGGTVVGNNPEGATNLDIAVSADGKYLYTLNSATGNVGVFGIRQDGALINLGTAGDFAKSAGFNGIAAL; this is encoded by the coding sequence ATGTTCAAAGTAACTTGTGGTCTGTCTCTGGTCGCGGCGGTAATTAGTCTGGTATCGCCAACCCCTACCGTCGCCCAATCGCGTGCGCATGATGGAGCATTATTCGTCATGACAAATAATGCCGATAAAAACGAGATCATCTCTTACGAACGTGCTACGAACGGACTCCTGAGCGGAGGAGAGCACTACGCTACAGAAGGCCGGGGAAGCGGCGGCACCACCGATCCGCTAGAGGCACAGGGATCTCTGACTCTCAGCCAGGACCATTCAATACTTTTTGCAGCCAATGCTGGCAGCGGAAATATATCGGTCTTCAGTGTCCAGCATTCTGCTCTGATTCTTCTGAACAAGGTTCCTTCAGGCGGAAGCCAACCGGTAGCTGTAGCGGAGCACCAGAACCTCGTCTACGTCCTCAATTCGGGTGGAGCAGGAAGTGTAGTGGGCTTTACGCTGGACTTCGGCGGGCAGTTGAAACAGATTAAAGATTCGACCATGTTCTTGACTGCTACCGTTACCGGCGGGGCCTCGCTGGCCTTCAGCCCCGACGGAAAGTTTCTTGTTGTCACAGAGAGACTGGCTAACAATATCGATATCTTCCACGTTCTACCCAACGGCACCTTAAGCCCGATCATCGTCAATCCCAGCCCTGCTCCCGGAGCTTTTTCAGTCAACTTTGCTCCTGAAGGAAATGCGATTGTGTCGGAAACCGGTGCAGCTGGAGCGACCAATGGTTCGGCGATCTCTTCTTACAAGATCACCACAAACGGCAAACTATCTCCCATCAGCCAGAGCGTCCCGACCTTTGGATCTGCGAACTGCTGGAATGTAGTTACACCGGACGGCAAATTTGTTTACGTCTCAAACGCGGGTAGCGCAACCATCTCCGGATTTGCCATCGGCAGCAACGGAGCTCTGACGCCTATTGGTGGAACAGTGGTCGGAAACAATCCTGAAGGCGCTACCAATCTGGACATCGCAGTGAGCGCTGATGGCAAGTACCTTTACACGCTGAACTCCGCCACAGGCAATGTTGGCGTCTTCGGTATCCGTCAGGATGGCGCTCTCATAAACCTCGGCACAGCGGGAGACTTCGCAAAATCCGCAGGCTTCAACGGCATAGCAGCACTGTAA
- a CDS encoding efflux transporter outer membrane subunit: protein MNKYLLPLSATVLLLSGCMVGPKYTKPTAPLAPDFKELTNWKESDGWKVAQPDSTLIRGKWWELYGDPKLNELEEQVEPSNQSLKIAEANFREARAAIRFNRAAEAPTIGTAPSISAVRDSADQPYFSPSLANNGTGSFTLPFDLNYEVDLWGRVRRTVTASREQAQASAADLETARLSLHAEVAIDYFEVRSADAQKKLLDDTVAAYRQALELTVNRFEGGAAPESDVAQAKTQLDAARVQASEITVQRAQYEHALAILIGKPPAAFDLQPIPLNLRPPAMPSIPVVLPAQLLERRPDIASAERHMAAANEQIGIAQAAYYPTLNLSAAAGFEGSSLLNWFNWPSRFWAVGPGLSETLFDAGRRRATTDTARAGYDGAVANYRQTVLTSFQQVEDNIVVLHVLQTESAQQHEATGSAEKALQLFQNRYEGGVDTYLQVVTSQTTALANERNDIDIMRRQFEANVLLIKALGGGWDVATLPKL, encoded by the coding sequence ATGAATAAGTATCTTCTACCCCTAAGCGCCACCGTATTGTTGTTATCCGGATGCATGGTTGGCCCCAAGTACACCAAGCCAACAGCTCCCCTGGCACCCGACTTCAAGGAGTTGACCAACTGGAAAGAATCGGATGGCTGGAAGGTCGCCCAACCGGATAGCACGCTGATTCGAGGAAAGTGGTGGGAGCTCTACGGCGACCCGAAATTGAATGAGTTGGAAGAGCAGGTAGAACCTTCGAACCAGTCGTTGAAGATTGCCGAAGCGAACTTCCGCGAAGCCCGGGCTGCGATCCGCTTCAACCGCGCGGCTGAAGCTCCAACGATTGGGACAGCGCCCAGCATCTCAGCGGTTCGCGACTCAGCCGACCAGCCCTATTTCTCGCCCAGCCTGGCAAACAACGGCACGGGAAGTTTCACACTCCCCTTCGACCTCAACTACGAGGTCGACCTCTGGGGCAGGGTGCGCCGCACCGTCACCGCGTCGAGGGAACAGGCCCAGGCGAGCGCCGCCGATCTTGAGACAGCGCGGTTGAGTCTCCATGCCGAAGTTGCCATCGACTACTTCGAAGTTCGGAGCGCGGATGCGCAGAAGAAGCTTCTCGACGATACTGTCGCCGCCTATCGCCAGGCACTCGAACTGACAGTGAATCGCTTCGAGGGTGGTGCGGCGCCCGAGTCCGATGTCGCACAGGCAAAGACCCAACTCGATGCCGCCCGCGTTCAGGCTTCAGAGATTACAGTTCAACGAGCGCAGTACGAACATGCCCTGGCCATTCTCATCGGGAAGCCTCCCGCAGCCTTCGACCTGCAGCCGATCCCTCTCAATTTGCGACCTCCGGCTATGCCATCTATTCCTGTCGTTCTCCCTGCGCAACTACTCGAACGACGTCCTGACATCGCCTCTGCCGAACGCCACATGGCGGCGGCGAACGAGCAGATTGGAATCGCACAGGCTGCCTACTATCCAACGCTTAATCTGTCAGCAGCGGCCGGTTTTGAAGGCTCCTCCCTGTTGAACTGGTTCAACTGGCCCAGCCGTTTTTGGGCCGTCGGTCCAGGACTATCGGAGACCCTCTTCGATGCAGGCAGACGCCGGGCAACCACGGACACAGCCAGGGCAGGCTACGACGGCGCTGTCGCCAACTATCGCCAGACCGTGCTGACCTCCTTTCAGCAGGTAGAGGACAACATCGTCGTCCTGCACGTGCTCCAGACAGAATCGGCACAGCAGCATGAGGCTACAGGGTCTGCTGAAAAAGCCCTTCAGCTATTTCAAAACCGCTATGAGGGCGGTGTCGATACTTATCTGCAAGTTGTCACTTCGCAAACAACAGCCCTGGCGAATGAGCGAAACGACATCGATATTATGCGGCGACAGTTTGAAGCCAATGTCCTTCTGATCAAGGCACTGGGTGGAGGCTGGGATGTTGCGACCTTACCTAAGCTGTAA
- a CDS encoding efflux RND transporter periplasmic adaptor subunit: MTQNESNIAAANAPVPSQNRPRSKRPVIIGAILVLGIGLAVFKGIHSRVEAEEQLHSVAQASAIPFVDVVYPKGNSEAEEVELPGNTQAFTDTPIYARTSGYVQHWYVDIGAHVKQGQLLAVIETPELDQQLAQAKAELKNAQANLQISQITATRWQKLIKTNSVSQQETDQAISDLGSKQALVDSNKANVDRLEQLQAFERITAPFDGVITARNTDIGALIQAGDNTGPKELFHLAAVQKLRVYIPVPEVYASSIKTGEQVPVTLDAFPGEKFTGTLVRNADAIDSNSRTLNVEVDVANPSGRLMPGAYAFVHLKVPASTSAVSVPTNVLLFRSEGLRAGVVRNGHIQLTPITIGQDYGASVEVLSGLSSQDAVIVNPSDSLANGAAVQIAQKPADGARQ, translated from the coding sequence ATGACACAGAATGAATCAAACATTGCCGCAGCAAACGCTCCAGTGCCCTCTCAGAATCGGCCTCGCAGCAAGCGACCCGTCATCATCGGAGCCATCCTTGTCCTTGGTATTGGGTTAGCCGTCTTCAAGGGAATCCATTCACGCGTGGAAGCCGAGGAGCAGTTGCATTCCGTCGCCCAGGCCTCCGCCATACCGTTTGTCGATGTGGTCTATCCCAAAGGGAACTCCGAGGCGGAAGAGGTTGAATTGCCTGGAAACACGCAGGCTTTTACCGACACTCCTATCTATGCCCGCACCAGTGGCTACGTTCAACACTGGTATGTAGACATCGGTGCTCATGTAAAGCAGGGACAGCTTCTTGCTGTGATCGAGACCCCGGAACTCGACCAGCAACTCGCACAAGCGAAAGCGGAGCTCAAGAATGCTCAAGCCAATCTGCAGATCTCGCAGATTACGGCAACGCGCTGGCAGAAGCTGATCAAGACCAACTCCGTCTCGCAACAGGAGACAGATCAAGCCATCAGCGATCTCGGCTCGAAACAAGCTCTGGTGGATTCGAATAAAGCCAACGTCGATCGGCTGGAACAGCTTCAAGCCTTTGAGCGGATTACCGCGCCCTTCGACGGAGTGATTACGGCCCGTAACACGGATATCGGAGCATTGATCCAGGCCGGTGATAACACTGGCCCCAAAGAGCTCTTTCACCTCGCCGCCGTTCAGAAGCTGCGCGTGTACATCCCCGTCCCTGAGGTCTATGCCTCCTCCATCAAGACGGGAGAGCAGGTTCCAGTAACTCTGGATGCCTTTCCGGGAGAGAAGTTCACGGGAACGCTGGTACGAAATGCCGACGCGATCGACTCGAACTCACGCACGTTGAACGTAGAGGTTGACGTGGCGAATCCCTCGGGACGATTGATGCCGGGAGCTTACGCCTTTGTGCATCTCAAAGTCCCGGCCAGCACCAGCGCCGTCTCCGTTCCGACCAATGTGTTGCTCTTCCGCTCTGAGGGATTAAGAGCAGGCGTTGTGCGCAATGGTCACATACAGCTAACTCCCATCACGATTGGGCAGGACTATGGGGCTTCCGTAGAGGTGCTCAGCGGCCTCTCCTCGCAGGATGCCGTCATCGTAAACCCTTCGGACTCCCTTGCGAATGGAGCCGCCGTTCAGATCGCCCAGAAGCCGGCAGACGGAGCACGACAATGA
- a CDS encoding efflux RND transporter permease subunit, whose amino-acid sequence MWIVRLALNRPYTFIILALLILLLSPAIILQTPTDIFPNINIPVISVAWTYTGLNPEDLETRLTTPYEKVLTTLVDNIQHIESTTYNGVAVVKIYLQPGTSLDTANAQVVAAGGFVERFLPPNVQPPEIINFSASSVPILQLGISGKGMSESQLNDLTLNFLRTQLITVPGAVIPLPYGGKQRQVMINMDQNLMQSKGVTPDDVLNSVNAQNLILPSGTAKVAESELDVRLNVAPRTIAELNNIPIKQVGHTTIYLREVARVSDGFAVQTNVVRQDGHRGVLLSILKAGNASTLDVVSGIRGILPHAAATLPPELKINPLSDQSVFVRGAISGVIREAVIAGALTGLMILLFIGSWRSTIIIAVSIPLSILTSIIVLSFLHETINIMTLGGLALAVGILVDDATVEIENVNRILEEGHETDIKQAILDGAQQIAVPALVSTLCICIVFMPLFLLGGVARYLFVPLAEAVVFAMLASYILSRTLVPTLAMYMLKLNEGREDSRNPFVHFQRSFERGFERVRAAYHDLLTRLVTHRKLFIPAFLLVCLCVFLLVPWLGQDFFPQSDSGQFILHVRSKTGMRIEETAQLSDRIEGVIRKEVPANEMDNILDNIGLPYSPLNTMHSTSGVLGANDVDILVSLNEHHRPTADYVRDLRKTLPQEFPGVTFYFLPADIVTQILNFGLPSPIDVQIEGSNVQANHVIAEKLMAQLHQVSGLADLHIQQPLDYPTLNVDVDRTKASQAGLTEQNIASSVLNTLSGSFQVTPMFFVNWNNGVNYNLVAQTPQYRVQSVKDIQNIPIADGNKNNPEILGDVASMQRSHEMAVISHYNIRRVIDVYGAVQDRDLGSVSRDVQKIVDANRASLPRGTFITIRGQITTMRASYNGLLLGLGFAIVLVYMLIVVNFQSWLDPFIIITALPAAMAGIVLMLFFTHTTLSVPALMGALMCVGVATANSILVVSFAKERLQLHGDALRAAIEAGNTRFRPVIMTALAMMIGMVPMALGLGDGGEQNAPLGRAVIGGLLCATIATLVFVPSVFTLFHHNTQIIPSDPSEDIQDHATA is encoded by the coding sequence ATGTGGATAGTCAGATTAGCCCTCAATCGGCCCTATACCTTTATTATCCTGGCGCTCCTCATTCTGTTGCTTAGCCCAGCGATCATCCTTCAAACCCCCACGGACATCTTTCCTAACATCAATATCCCGGTGATCTCCGTCGCCTGGACCTACACGGGACTCAATCCTGAAGACCTTGAGACGCGCCTAACCACTCCTTATGAGAAGGTGCTGACCACGCTGGTCGATAACATTCAGCACATCGAGTCCACCACCTACAACGGAGTCGCGGTAGTAAAGATCTATCTTCAGCCCGGAACGAGCCTCGATACGGCAAACGCCCAGGTGGTGGCGGCAGGTGGGTTTGTAGAGCGCTTTCTTCCTCCGAACGTGCAGCCGCCGGAGATCATCAACTTCAGCGCTTCGAGCGTTCCCATTCTGCAGCTTGGAATCTCCGGAAAAGGGATGTCCGAATCGCAGTTGAACGATCTCACCCTCAACTTCCTGAGAACCCAGCTCATCACGGTTCCAGGAGCCGTGATCCCGCTGCCGTATGGCGGCAAACAACGGCAGGTGATGATCAACATGGATCAGAACCTGATGCAGTCCAAGGGAGTCACGCCTGACGACGTACTGAACTCCGTCAACGCACAGAACCTGATCCTTCCCTCCGGCACCGCCAAGGTGGCGGAAAGCGAACTGGATGTGCGCCTGAATGTAGCGCCTCGCACCATCGCCGAGTTGAATAACATCCCGATCAAACAGGTGGGGCACACGACGATCTACCTGAGAGAGGTTGCCCGCGTAAGCGACGGATTCGCCGTGCAGACCAACGTAGTTCGCCAGGACGGACACCGCGGCGTGCTTCTCTCCATCCTGAAGGCAGGCAATGCTTCAACGCTGGATGTCGTCTCAGGCATTCGCGGAATCCTGCCTCATGCCGCTGCAACGCTGCCCCCTGAACTGAAGATCAATCCGCTCTCCGACCAGTCGGTCTTCGTACGCGGCGCGATCAGCGGTGTAATTCGAGAAGCCGTGATCGCCGGTGCTCTGACTGGGTTGATGATCCTGCTGTTTATCGGGAGCTGGCGCAGCACCATCATCATCGCCGTCTCGATACCCCTCTCGATTCTCACCTCGATCATCGTATTGAGCTTTCTGCACGAGACGATCAACATCATGACACTCGGCGGCCTGGCTCTCGCCGTCGGCATCCTGGTCGACGACGCCACTGTTGAGATCGAGAACGTCAACCGCATTCTCGAAGAGGGGCATGAGACCGACATCAAACAAGCCATTTTGGATGGTGCGCAGCAGATTGCGGTTCCAGCCCTGGTCTCGACGCTCTGCATCTGCATCGTCTTCATGCCGCTCTTTCTGCTCGGCGGAGTAGCTCGCTATCTCTTCGTCCCTCTCGCAGAAGCTGTCGTCTTCGCGATGCTCGCGTCTTACATTCTCTCCAGAACGCTCGTGCCCACGCTGGCGATGTACATGCTCAAGCTCAATGAGGGCCGCGAAGACTCACGCAACCCTTTCGTGCACTTTCAAAGAAGTTTTGAGAGAGGCTTCGAGCGCGTACGTGCCGCCTATCACGATCTGCTGACACGGCTTGTCACTCATCGGAAGCTGTTTATTCCCGCCTTTCTCCTGGTCTGTCTCTGCGTCTTTCTCCTGGTGCCTTGGCTCGGACAGGACTTCTTCCCACAGAGCGACAGCGGCCAATTCATCCTGCACGTTCGCTCAAAGACGGGCATGAGAATCGAAGAGACAGCACAGCTCTCAGATCGCATCGAAGGCGTGATTCGCAAGGAAGTCCCAGCGAACGAGATGGACAACATCCTCGATAACATCGGCCTGCCGTATAGCCCGTTGAATACGATGCACTCGACCTCCGGTGTACTCGGCGCGAATGACGTCGACATTCTCGTGTCACTGAACGAACACCATCGTCCAACAGCCGATTATGTTCGCGACCTGCGGAAGACTCTTCCTCAAGAGTTTCCCGGCGTCACCTTCTACTTCCTGCCGGCGGACATCGTGACCCAGATCCTCAACTTCGGTCTTCCCTCTCCGATCGATGTGCAGATCGAAGGAAGCAACGTACAGGCGAACCATGTCATCGCCGAAAAGCTGATGGCCCAACTGCACCAGGTGTCCGGCCTTGCGGACCTCCACATCCAGCAGCCTCTCGACTATCCCACGCTCAACGTTGACGTGGACCGAACGAAGGCCTCGCAGGCAGGACTTACGGAGCAGAATATCGCGTCGAGTGTGTTGAACACCTTGAGCGGCAGCTTCCAGGTCACGCCGATGTTCTTCGTCAACTGGAATAACGGGGTGAACTACAACCTGGTCGCTCAGACTCCACAGTACCGCGTTCAATCGGTGAAGGATATTCAGAATATTCCGATCGCGGACGGGAATAAAAATAATCCGGAGATACTCGGGGACGTTGCATCGATGCAGCGCTCCCACGAGATGGCCGTTATCTCTCACTACAATATCCGGCGAGTGATCGACGTCTATGGAGCTGTGCAGGACCGCGATCTCGGCTCTGTCAGCCGTGATGTGCAGAAGATCGTCGATGCGAATCGGGCGTCCCTGCCGCGTGGAACCTTCATCACCATACGCGGCCAGATTACCACGATGCGTGCTTCCTATAACGGTTTGCTGCTGGGTCTTGGGTTTGCAATCGTGCTGGTGTACATGCTGATCGTCGTGAACTTCCAGTCATGGCTTGATCCCTTCATCATCATCACGGCGCTTCCCGCCGCCATGGCCGGCATCGTTCTCATGCTCTTCTTCACCCATACGACGTTGAGTGTTCCAGCCTTGATGGGAGCGTTGATGTGCGTCGGCGTTGCGACGGCCAACAGCATCCTGGTCGTCTCCTTCGCAAAGGAACGGCTGCAGCTTCACGGAGACGCTCTGAGAGCTGCTATCGAGGCAGGCAACACCCGCTTTCGTCCTGTCATCATGACGGCTCTCGCCATGATGATCGGCATGGTGCCGATGGCTCTTGGCCTCGGCGACGGCGGTGAACAGAATGCGCCGCTCGGACGCGCCGTGATCGGTGGTCTGCTCTGCGCGACCATCGCCACCCTGGTCTTTGTTCCGTCCGTGTTTACGTTGTTCCACCACAACACTCAAATCATACCCTCAGACCCCTCTGAGGACATCCAGGATCACGCAACAGCCTAA